Proteins found in one Triticum urartu cultivar G1812 chromosome 4, Tu2.1, whole genome shotgun sequence genomic segment:
- the LOC125550615 gene encoding adenylylsulfatase HINT3-like, whose translation MEATPPHIIAAMCSKVPFLSNAIMKATDCDAFNLVVNNGEAAGQVIFHTHFHIIPRRSGDKLWPTESFRRSSIEPNETSSLISCIKEQLDSSEG comes from the exons ATGGAGGCCACTCCACCTCAT ATCATAGCAGCCATGTGTTCCAAAGTACCTTTTCTGAGCAATGCAATTATGAAGGCTACTGACTGCG ATGCATTCAACTTGGTCGTCAATAATGGAGAAGCTGCAGGACAAGTTATTTTCCAT ACCCACTTCCACATAATTCCTCGTAGATCTGGTGACAAGTTGTGGCCTACAGAG AGCTTTAGGAGGAGCTCTATTGAGCCAAATGAAACCTCGAGCCTTATTAGCTGCATCAAGGAGCAACTTGATTCTTCAGAAGGCTGA
- the LOC125550616 gene encoding uncharacterized protein LOC125550616: MGEDEAVTLAQDDEPDEVVEGWNWAGLGLALIHLIEARPGELLFTVVDPPNRVRATRPRDHLTHSQMSPPRRLAVLCSHLRPDGAEPPAENERPAGQQTVISASPCGDDDRGAAAGRVGDREAESCVFCRIIRDEAPAFKVRRALPPPSHLLVAAATALAGPFCCTAASKGDYMAASFGRSLIQIAMSHSIYPKLAL; this comes from the coding sequence atgggagaggatGAGGCTGTTACGCTGGCCCAAGACGACGAACCCGATGAGGTCGTCGAGGGCTGGAACTGGGCCGGGCTCGGGCTGGCCCTGATTCATCTGATTGAGGCCCGGCCTGGTGAGCTATTATTCACTGTCGTTGACCCGCCGAACCGCGTACGAGCCACACGCCCACGCGACCACCTTACCCACTCCCAAATGTCCCCGCCGAGGCGCCTCGCCGTGCTCTGCTCCCACCTCCGGCCCGACGGCGCCGAGCCTCCAGCCGAGAATGAGCGGCCGGCCGGGCAGCAAACGGTGATATCTGCCTCCCCGTGCGGCGACGACGACCGCGGCGCGGCGGCCGGTCGCGTGGGGGATCGGGAGGCGGAGAGCTGCGTCTTCTGCCGGATTATACGCGACGAGGCGCCGGCGTTCAAGGTGCGTCGGGCCCTTCCTCCTCCTTCCCACTTGTTGGTTGCTGCCGCCACCGCGCTCGCGGGTCCTTTCTGCTGCACGGCTGCCTCAAAGGGGGATTACATGGCAGCTTCGTTCGGACGTTCGCTTATCCAAATCGCAATGTCTCACAGCATATACCCGAAGCTTGCTCTCTGA